A single window of Salminus brasiliensis chromosome 18, fSalBra1.hap2, whole genome shotgun sequence DNA harbors:
- the ftsj1 gene encoding tRNA (cytidine(32)/guanosine(34)-2'-O)-methyltransferase, with the protein MGRSSKDKRDIYYRLAKEEGWRARSAFKLLQLDEEFNLFKGVSRAVDLCAAPGSWSQVLSRKLRGKESNEDVKIVAVDLQAMAPLPGVTQIQGDITKISTAQEIIRHFEGQSADLVVCDGAPDVTGLHDVDEYIQAQLLLAALNITTHVLKPGGNFVAKIFRGKDVTLLYSQLKIFFSSVTCAKPRSSRNSSIEAFVVCQNYSPPEGYVPNMSNPLLDHSYDVDFNQLEGPNRIIVPFLACGDLSAFDSDRTYPLQLDSSKEYQYLPPTQPPIRPPYQQACHLRKNNLLAKEDSPSVLLDDALSTMSLDSHQDTATATSGNN; encoded by the exons ATGGGTCGTTCCTCCAAAGACAAACGCGATATATACTACAGACTGGCCAAGGAGGAGGGCTGGAGAGCGAGGAGTGCCTTCAAACTGCTCCAGCTGGACGAGGAGTTCAACCTTTTTAAAG gtgTGAGTCGTGCAGTGGACCTGTGTGCTGCCCCTGGCAGCTGGAGCCAGGTTCTGAGTCGCAAACTCCG AGGAAAAGAGTCAAATGAAGACGTGAAGATTGTAGCAGTGGACTTGCAAGCTATGGCTCCTCTACCAGGTGTCACCCAGATTCAGGGGGACATTACCAAG ATTTCCACAGCTCAGGAGATTATAAGACATTTTGAGGGACAGTCTGCAGATTTGGtggtgtgtgatggagctccggATG TTACAGGACTCCATGATGTTGATGAGTACATTCAAGCACAGCTCCTGCTAGCA GCTCTAAACATCACAACTCATGTTCTGAAACCTGGTGGGAACTTTGTGGCAAAG ATATTCAGAGGGAAGGATGTGACGCTGCTGTACTCTCAGCTTAAAATCTTCTTCAGCTCGGTGACCTGCGCCAAACCGCGCAGCAGCCGCAACTCCAGCATCG AGGCATTTGTGGTGTGCCAGAATTACTCCCCACCTGAAGGATACGTCCCCAACATGTCTAACCCCTTACTCGATCACTCGTACG ATGTAGATTTTAACCAGTTAGAGGGGCCGAACAGGATAATCGTTCCATTCCTTGCATGTGGAGACTTGAGTGCTTTTGACTCGGACAGGACCTACCCACTACAG CTTGATTCCAGTAAGGAGTATCAGTATTTGCCACCTACCCAGCCTCCGATTCGTCCTCCATATCAGCAAGCCTGTCACCTGCGTAAAAATAACTTGCTGGCCAAAGAAGACTCACCATCTGTCTTGCTAGATGATGCCCTTTCAACCATGAGCCTTGACTCTCATCAGGACACGGCTACAGCAACATCAGGAAATAATTAA